A single window of Sporosarcina sp. FSL W7-1349 DNA harbors:
- a CDS encoding amidase gives MINYETIRELKTKFENKEVSPVEVTKQMLNRIHQFKDLNAFITVNETQALKQAELSEKKYALGEQIGFLEGIPISYKDNLSTAGLRTTSGSHIDESLVPKKNAGIVEILQNEGAVNLGKTNMHEFAFGITSNNPFYGPAKNPWNPEYTPGGSSGGSGVAVAASLGVASIGTDTGGSIRIPAAACGVVGLKATHDLIDSTGVKNISWTLDHVGPLVKNMDDLAFMMEAMTGEDFSTFLNEDIRGLRIGVPNNYLNERMDDETAALYEKSLEQLTSLGAVLIEVDIPFSNDDLGLLTVLAVSEAGYVHDAYIDKPESRFGADVEAVLKSSRDISALQYMQALKRKEDLLAQFEDLFTKVDVIVSPVTPSSSQKVGVDELTIHGQTEDIFSGMIRYPSVFNMTGQPALSVPLGFGANDLPVGLQFAAASYCEPILMRAGFAYEQNFLKEFYAKRDQLLAAAPTLS, from the coding sequence TTGATCAATTATGAGACTATTCGTGAATTGAAAACCAAGTTTGAGAACAAAGAGGTTTCTCCTGTCGAAGTGACGAAGCAGATGTTGAACCGCATCCATCAATTCAAAGACCTGAACGCTTTTATTACCGTCAATGAAACGCAAGCTTTGAAGCAAGCGGAACTATCGGAAAAGAAATATGCGCTAGGCGAACAAATCGGGTTCCTGGAAGGAATTCCGATCTCGTATAAAGATAATTTGTCTACAGCCGGTTTGCGGACGACGAGCGGGTCGCATATCGACGAGTCGCTCGTTCCGAAGAAAAACGCCGGTATCGTGGAAATCCTTCAGAATGAAGGGGCGGTCAATCTCGGAAAGACGAATATGCATGAATTCGCATTCGGTATTACGTCGAACAATCCGTTCTACGGCCCAGCCAAAAATCCTTGGAACCCGGAGTATACGCCGGGAGGATCCAGCGGGGGATCAGGTGTCGCGGTGGCCGCTTCGCTTGGTGTCGCGTCGATCGGCACGGATACAGGTGGATCCATTCGGATTCCGGCAGCTGCCTGCGGCGTAGTCGGATTGAAGGCAACGCATGACCTGATCGACTCTACAGGCGTGAAGAATATTTCCTGGACGCTCGACCATGTCGGACCGCTCGTGAAAAACATGGACGACCTGGCCTTCATGATGGAAGCGATGACAGGGGAAGACTTTTCGACATTCCTGAATGAGGACATCCGAGGATTGCGGATTGGCGTGCCGAATAATTATCTGAATGAACGGATGGATGATGAAACCGCTGCCTTGTATGAAAAATCACTCGAACAGTTGACTTCATTAGGGGCCGTGCTGATCGAAGTGGATATCCCATTCTCGAACGACGATCTGGGACTTCTGACAGTGCTTGCCGTATCGGAAGCGGGCTATGTCCATGATGCATATATCGATAAGCCGGAATCCCGCTTTGGAGCGGATGTCGAGGCTGTCCTGAAATCGAGCCGCGATATTTCCGCATTGCAGTACATGCAGGCGTTGAAGAGAAAAGAGGATTTGCTAGCGCAATTCGAAGACCTGTTTACGAAAGTGGATGTCATCGTATCTCCGGTTACGCCGTCATCCTCACAAAAAGTAGGGGTGGACGAATTGACGATCCACGGACAAACGGAAGATATTTTCAGCGGCATGATTCGCTATCCTTCCGTATTCAATATGACGGGACAACCGGCATTGTCCGTCCCGCTCGGCTTCGGGGCAAATGACTTGCCAGTCGGTCTTCAGTTCGCCGCAGCTTCTTACTGTGAGCCGATTCTGATGCGTGCAGGCTTTGCGTATGAACAGAATTTCCTGAAGGAGTTCTACGCCAAACGCGATCAACTGCTTGCTGCGGCTCCGACTTTGTCTTAA